One stretch of Salmo trutta chromosome 7, fSalTru1.1, whole genome shotgun sequence DNA includes these proteins:
- the LOC115197504 gene encoding leucine-rich repeat neuronal protein 3, with amino-acid sequence MKKTAFLACLLAELALTAFVLASEGGAAHCSALCRCEIRPWFSPSSIYTEAPTVDCNDLGLSTMPERLPSDTQVLLLQTNNIISVEKPLDYLANITEIDLSQNNISSVSDVHLGPLPQLLSLHMEENWVQALSDNCLPSLPNLQEFYINHNLISSISPGAFRGLGRLLRLHLNSNHLRGINRVWFQPLPRLEILMIGENPIAQLSDMNFKPLVNLRSLVLARMNLSEIPDDTLVGLDNLESVSFFDNLFDRVPQAALKKAKSLKFLDLNKNPIERIQRGDFVDMIHLKELGINSMPVLVSIDSFALNNLPELTKIEATNNPKLSYIHPNAFHKLPRLETLMLNSNALSALHHSTVDSLPNLREVSMHSNPIRCDCVIRWINMNQTGVRFMEPDSLFCVDPPEYQGQHVRKVHFREMTEICLPLISPGSLPDRVTVGKRSSVTLHCRAFGEPEPEIYWVTPSGDRVLPNSVSDKYYMHPEGTFDIYDTTMLEAGLYTCVAHNLVGADLKSVLLVVDGYFPHPSDNGNALHVDVRSVQPNSVSVSWDNTHGGLISNIKWFTMANAKHPSMAYTARVPTDVKVYRLTHLNPSTQYRVCVEVTSMQLRHNKDCVNVTTKGLAYTVESSEKWDTVVMAACAVLFIVVAVACSIIYTSLQSQHFYRKLMVDQTESMLGPSTRPSSASSLTELCVAGVKVKATVIDLPDNSM; translated from the coding sequence ATGAAGAAGACTGCGTTCTTGGCTTGTTTGTTAGCGGAGCTAGCTCTGACAGCCTTTGTTCTGGCCTCGGAGGGGGGCGCTGCTCATTGTTCTGCATTGTGCCGGTGTGAGATACGACCCTGGTTCTCTCCAAGCTCTATTTATACCGAGGCTCCCACGGTGGACTGTAATGACTTAGGCCTATCAACAATGCCAGAGAGACTGCCCTCAGACACACAGGTGCTATTGTTACAGACCAACAATATTATCAGTGTTGAGAAACCTTTGGATTACCTGGCTAATATCACAGAGATAGATTTATCCCAGAATAACATATCCTCTGTGAGCGATGTCCATCTGGGTCCTCTTCCCCAGCTGCTGTCACTGCACATGGAGGAGAACTGGGTTCAGGCACTGTCAGACAACTGTCTCCCATCCCTGCCCAACCTCCAGGAGTTCTACATCAACCACAACCTGATCTCATCCATCAGTCCTGGTGCTTTTAGAGGGCTAGGGAGGCTCCTGCGGCTCCATCTCAACTCCAACCACCTCAGGGGCATCAACAGGGTGTGGTTTCAGCCTCTGCCCCGCCTGGAGATCCTGATGATTGGGGAGAACCCCATCGCCCAATTGTCAGACATGAACTTCAAGCCCCTGGTCAACCTACGCAGCTTGGTTCTGGCCAGGATGAATCTCTCCGAAATCCCAGATGACACTCTGGTTGGCCTCGACAACCTGGAGAGTGTTTCATTTTTCGACAACCTGTTTGACAGAGTGCCACAGGCCGCTCTGAAGAAAGCCAAGAGCCTGAAGTTTCTGGATCTCAACAAGAACCCCATCGAGAGGATTCAGAGAGGGGACTTTGTGGACATGATCCACCTCAAAGAGTTGGGCATCAACAGCATGCCTGTGCTGGTGTCCATCGACAGCTTCGCCCTGAACAATCTCCCAGAGCTGACCAAGATCGAGGCCACCAACAACCCCAAGCTCTCCTACATCCACCCCAATGCCTTCCACAAGTTGCCGAGACTCGAAACACTGATGCTGAACAGCAATGCCCTCAGCGCCCTGCACCACAGCACTGTGGACTCCCTGCCCAACCTGCGTGAGGTTAGCATGCACAGCAACCCCATCCGCTGCGACTGCGTCATCCGCTGGATCAACATGAACCAGACCGGCGTGCGCTTCATGGAGCCAGATTCCCTCTTCTGTGTGGATCCGCCGGAGTACCAGGGCCAGCACGTCCGCAAGGTCCACTTCAGGGAGATGACCGAGATTTGCCTCCCGCTCATCTCGCCCGGGAGCCTCCCAGATCGTGTCACCGTTGGGAAAAGGAGCTCAGTGACGCTTCACTGCCGGGCATTCGGCGAGCCGGAGCCAGAGATATACTGGGTCACCCCCTCCGGGGACAGAGTCCTGCCCAACAGTGTGTCTGATAAGTACTACATGCATCCAGAGGGGACCTTTGACATCTATGACACTACCATGCTTGAGGCAGGGCTGTACACCTGTGTCGCTCACAATCTTGTTGGTGCAGACCTCAAGTCTGTGTTGTTGGTGGTAGATGGATACTTTCCACATCCTTCTGATAATGGCAATGCTTTACATGTGGACGTTAGATCAGTGCAGCCCAACTCTGTTTCGGTGTCTTGGGATAATACTCACGGTGGTCTTATATCCAATATAAAGTGGTTCACAATGGCAAATGCTAAGCATCCCTCCATGGCATACACTGCTAGAGTACCAACCGATGTGAAGGTGTATCGTCTCACCCACCTGAACCCCTCCACCCAGTACCGGGTGTGTGTGGAAGTCACGAGCATGCAGCTCAGACACAACAAGGACTGTGTCAATGTCACCACAAAGGGACTGGCTTACACGGTGGAGAGCAGTGAGAAGTGGGACACAGTGGTGATGGCTGCATGTGCTGTGCTTTTCATCGTGGTCGCTGTGGCTTGCTCCATCATATACACATCTCTGCAAAGCCAACACTTTTACAGGAAGTTGATGGTGGACCAAACTGAGTCAATGCTGGGTCCTAGCACCCGCCCCAGCTCCGCCTCTTCTCTCACAGAACTCTGTGTGGCTGGAGTCAAGGTGAAGGCGACCGTAATAGACTTGCCAGACAACTCCATGTAA